From Anopheles coluzzii chromosome 3, AcolN3, whole genome shotgun sequence, the proteins below share one genomic window:
- the LOC120955599 gene encoding uncharacterized protein LOC120955599 isoform X2, with product MASQKSTASTSTTTPALAVTNRILRSPSHESFSTDLSLISISVSSMNSEATSVLNRSSCSLLNRTMEEKLGSLLNPKDSKRNRSSTLTERWNESNDLIRNCATLSAALGIHKSFSTTDIYQLPSDQHQLGRLSSSELALTPFQKVGYLFDHSRLEHASRSYSTWVAVGELASTSQLPSPHGGQSSGQVPTLTTTNPPAPSFTVTDLISSVNKKIRQNYIRRRLFTTYRALERLSQSEFNLDRLEAAAFAATNPGPTELIVPSTSLSNASASPVGGKSTSSPAPPGGGGGGEALADHPGKKTSGGVARGVHHGPKKHLTFHDIENERGKPLSKYERHMLIFNWLHTIDDTALEIEN from the exons ATGGCGTCACAGAAAAGCACCgcctccacctccaccaccacaccgGCGCTAGCGGTAACGAACCGTATCCTGCGCTCGCCGTCGCACGAAAGCTTCTCCACCGACCTGTCCCTGATATCGATTTCCGTGTCGTCCATGAACTCGGAGGCGACCAGCGTACTGAACCGGTCCAGCTGCAGCCTGCTCAACCGCACGATGGAGGAAAAGCTCGGCAGTCTGCTCAATCCAAAGGATAGCAAAAGGAATCG GTCCTCCACCCTGACCGAGCGCTGGAACGAAAGTAACGATCTCATCCGGAACTGTGCCACACTGTCGGCCGCACTGGGCATCCACAAGAGCTTCAGCACGACCGACATCTATCAGCTGCCCTCCGATCAGCACCAACTTGGCCGTCTGTCCTCGTCGGAGCTCGCGCTCACGCCCTTCCAGAAGGTCGGGTACCTTTTCGATCACTCCCGGCTGGAGCATGCGTCCCGCTCCTACTCGACCTGGGTAGCGGTCGGTGAGCTAGCGTCCACCTCGCAACTTCCCTCCCCGCACGGTGGCCAATCGTCCGGCCAGGTACCGACACTGACCACGACCAACCCGCCCGCACCGAGCTTCACCGTAACGGACCTGATCAGCTCGGTCAACAAGAAGATACGGCAGAACTACATCCGCCGCCGGCTGTTCACGACCTACCGTGCGCTGGAGCGACTCTCCCAGAGCGAGTTCAACCTCGACCGGCTAGAGGCGGCCGCCTTTGCCGCCACCAATCCGGGGCCAACCGAGCTGATCGTACCCTCGACCAGCCTGTCCAATGCGTCCGCCTCACCCGTGGGTGGAAAATCGACCAGCTCACCGGCACcaccgggtggtggtggtggtggtgaggcaCTCGCGGACCATCCCGGTAAAAAGACAAGCGGAGGTGTTGCTCGCGGTGTACACCACGGTCCGAAGAAGCATCTCACCTTCCACGACATTGAGAACGAGCGGGGCAAACCGCTGTCCAAGTACGAGCGGCACATGCTGATCTTCAACTGGCTGCACACCATCGACGATACGGCGCTCGAGATCGAGAACTGA
- the LOC120955599 gene encoding uncharacterized protein LOC120955599 isoform X1: MASQKSTASTSTTTPALAVTNRILRSPSHESFSTDLSLISISVSSMNSEATSVLNRSSCSLLNRTMEEKLGSLLNPKDSKRNRRSSTLTERWNESNDLIRNCATLSAALGIHKSFSTTDIYQLPSDQHQLGRLSSSELALTPFQKVGYLFDHSRLEHASRSYSTWVAVGELASTSQLPSPHGGQSSGQVPTLTTTNPPAPSFTVTDLISSVNKKIRQNYIRRRLFTTYRALERLSQSEFNLDRLEAAAFAATNPGPTELIVPSTSLSNASASPVGGKSTSSPAPPGGGGGGEALADHPGKKTSGGVARGVHHGPKKHLTFHDIENERGKPLSKYERHMLIFNWLHTIDDTALEIEN, encoded by the exons ATGGCGTCACAGAAAAGCACCgcctccacctccaccaccacaccgGCGCTAGCGGTAACGAACCGTATCCTGCGCTCGCCGTCGCACGAAAGCTTCTCCACCGACCTGTCCCTGATATCGATTTCCGTGTCGTCCATGAACTCGGAGGCGACCAGCGTACTGAACCGGTCCAGCTGCAGCCTGCTCAACCGCACGATGGAGGAAAAGCTCGGCAGTCTGCTCAATCCAAAGGATAGCAAAAGGAATCG TAGGTCCTCCACCCTGACCGAGCGCTGGAACGAAAGTAACGATCTCATCCGGAACTGTGCCACACTGTCGGCCGCACTGGGCATCCACAAGAGCTTCAGCACGACCGACATCTATCAGCTGCCCTCCGATCAGCACCAACTTGGCCGTCTGTCCTCGTCGGAGCTCGCGCTCACGCCCTTCCAGAAGGTCGGGTACCTTTTCGATCACTCCCGGCTGGAGCATGCGTCCCGCTCCTACTCGACCTGGGTAGCGGTCGGTGAGCTAGCGTCCACCTCGCAACTTCCCTCCCCGCACGGTGGCCAATCGTCCGGCCAGGTACCGACACTGACCACGACCAACCCGCCCGCACCGAGCTTCACCGTAACGGACCTGATCAGCTCGGTCAACAAGAAGATACGGCAGAACTACATCCGCCGCCGGCTGTTCACGACCTACCGTGCGCTGGAGCGACTCTCCCAGAGCGAGTTCAACCTCGACCGGCTAGAGGCGGCCGCCTTTGCCGCCACCAATCCGGGGCCAACCGAGCTGATCGTACCCTCGACCAGCCTGTCCAATGCGTCCGCCTCACCCGTGGGTGGAAAATCGACCAGCTCACCGGCACcaccgggtggtggtggtggtggtgaggcaCTCGCGGACCATCCCGGTAAAAAGACAAGCGGAGGTGTTGCTCGCGGTGTACACCACGGTCCGAAGAAGCATCTCACCTTCCACGACATTGAGAACGAGCGGGGCAAACCGCTGTCCAAGTACGAGCGGCACATGCTGATCTTCAACTGGCTGCACACCATCGACGATACGGCGCTCGAGATCGAGAACTGA